Proteins encoded within one genomic window of Hahella chejuensis KCTC 2396:
- the dinB gene encoding DNA polymerase IV, whose translation MRKIIHIDADSFYASVEIRDNPSLRHLPVAVGGSPDKRGVIATCNYNARAFGVRSAMSSAKAVLLCPDLVFVRPRFEVYRSVSKDIHTIFRDYTDLIEPLSLDEAYLDVSECKACKGSATLIAEEIRARVRQDLRLTVSAGVAPNKFLAKIASDWNKPDGIFVIRPQDVKDFIPQLPVRKINGVGKVTAAKMEALGITTCGDLQRLSKDDLERHFGSYGERLYNLSRGVDNRPVQTEWVRKSLSVEHTYDHDLQNLDAILDSCEPLFEELLERFNRISDAYLVSKRFVKVKFADFTQTTLEELLPGYSGQWRSLPDYLRLMSAAWARQKKPVRLLGMGVRLRDPKNNNLGEQLSLF comes from the coding sequence ATGCGAAAAATCATCCACATTGACGCCGACTCATTCTACGCCTCCGTAGAGATTCGGGATAATCCGTCACTGCGACACCTGCCAGTGGCGGTAGGCGGCAGCCCTGACAAGCGCGGCGTCATCGCCACTTGCAATTACAACGCACGCGCCTTTGGCGTGCGTTCGGCCATGTCTTCAGCAAAAGCCGTTCTGCTATGCCCGGATTTGGTGTTCGTACGTCCCCGCTTCGAGGTCTATCGCAGCGTATCCAAGGACATTCACACGATTTTTCGCGACTACACCGACCTCATTGAGCCGCTGTCACTGGATGAAGCCTATCTGGACGTCTCTGAATGCAAAGCCTGCAAAGGCAGCGCCACGCTCATCGCGGAAGAAATTCGCGCCCGCGTGAGACAAGACTTGCGGTTGACGGTATCGGCGGGCGTCGCACCAAACAAGTTTCTGGCCAAAATAGCCAGTGACTGGAATAAGCCCGACGGCATCTTCGTCATTCGACCGCAAGACGTAAAAGACTTTATCCCCCAACTTCCTGTTCGCAAAATCAACGGCGTGGGTAAAGTGACTGCAGCAAAAATGGAGGCTTTGGGCATCACCACCTGCGGCGACTTGCAACGTCTGTCCAAAGATGATCTGGAGCGCCATTTCGGCAGTTACGGCGAGCGTCTCTACAACCTGTCACGCGGCGTGGACAACCGTCCCGTACAGACAGAGTGGGTGCGTAAATCCCTGTCAGTCGAACACACCTACGACCACGATCTGCAAAATCTCGACGCCATTCTCGATAGCTGCGAACCTCTTTTCGAAGAACTGCTGGAGCGTTTCAATCGCATCAGCGACGCCTATCTGGTCAGCAAGCGTTTCGTCAAAGTCAAATTCGCCGACTTCACTCAGACCACCCTTGAAGAACTCCTCCCAGGATACAGCGGCCAGTGGCGAAGCCTGCCCGACTATTTGCGCCTCATGAGCGCCGCCTGGGCGCGCCAGAAAAAACCAGTACGTCTGCTGGGAATGGGAGTCAGACTGAGAGATCCCAAAAACAATAACCTTGGAGAACAGCTATCGCTGTTTTGA